In one Juglans regia cultivar Chandler chromosome 11, Walnut 2.0, whole genome shotgun sequence genomic region, the following are encoded:
- the LOC109007746 gene encoding probable cellulose synthase A catalytic subunit 5 [UDP-forming]: MEASAGLVAGSHNRNELVVIRRDGESGPRPLQQLSGQICQICGDDVGLTVDGELFVACNECAFPICRTCYEYERREGNQVCPQCKTRFKRLKGCARVEGDEEEDDIDDLENEFNFDARNKQDMHRALFSDAMLHYGRASDSDLPHDLHSTPQVPLLTNGQMVDDIPPEQHALVPSFPGGAGGGKRIHPLPFSDPALPVQPRSMDPSKDLAAYGYGSVAWKERMESWKQKQDKLQMMRNENSGKGWDPDGDGPDLPLMDEARQPLSRKLPIPSSQINPYRMIIIIRLVVLGFFFHYRVMHPVNDAYPLWLVSVICEIWFALSWILDQFPKWLPIDRETYLDRLSLRYEKEGQPSQLCPVDIFVSTVDPLKEPPLVTANTVLSILAVDYPIDKISCYVSDDGAAMLTFEALSETSEFAKKWVPFCKKFSIEPRAPEFYFAQKMDYLKDKVLPSFVKDRRAMKREYEEFKVRINALVAKAQKVPEEGWTMQDGTLWPGNNVRDHPGMIQVFLGQSGGHDTDGNELPRLVYVSREKRPGFNHHKKAGAMNALVRVSAVLTNAPYLLNLDCDHYINNSKALREAMCFMMDPLLGKRVCYVQFPQRFDGIDRHDRYANRNTVFFDINMKGLDGIQGPIYVGTGCVFRRQAFYGFDAPKAKKPPTRTCNCLPKWCCCGCFCSGTRKKKKTNKPKSEMKKKNSSMGAPVRALEGIEEGIEGVEGENFTLISGQKLEKKFGQSSVFVASTLLEDGGTLKSASPASLLKEAIHVISCGYEDKTEWGKEVGWIYGSVTEDILTGFKMHCHGWRSIYCIPDRPAFKGSAPINLSDRLHQVLRWALGSVEIFLSQHCPLWYGYGGGLKWLERLSYINATVYPWTSIPLLAYCTLPAVCLLTGKFITPELSNVASLWFLSLFICIFATGILEMRWSGVGIDEWWRNEQFWVIGGVSSHLFAVFQGLLKVLAGVDTNFTVTSKAGDDEAFSELYAFKWTTLLIPPTTLLIINIIGVVAGVSNAINNGYESWGPLFGKLFFAFWVIVHLYPFLKGLLGRQNRTPTIIIVWSILLASIFSLLWVRIDPFLAKSNGPLLEECGLDCN, translated from the exons ATGGAAGCGAGTGCTGGGTTAGTGGCGGGCTCTCACAATCGGAATGAACTCGTTGTAATCCGCCGTGACGGTGAATCTGGC CCGAGGCCATTGCAGCAATTGAGTGGACAAATATGCCAGATATGCGGAGACGACGTAGGCCTGACTGTGGACGGAGAGCTGTTCGTGGCCTGCAACGAGTGTGCCTTTCCCATCTGCAGAACTTGCTACGAGTATGAGCGCAGAGAAGGAAACCAAGTCTGCCCTCAGTGCAAAACCAGATTCAAGCGTCTCAAgg GGTGTGCTAGAGTCGAGGGCGACGAAGAGGAAGATGATATCGATGACTTGGAGAATGAATTCAATTTTGATGCGAGGAATAAACAGGACATGCACCGTGCTCTTTTCTCCGATGCAATGCTTCACTATGGCCGTGCCTCCGATTCCGATCTCCCGCATGATCTTCATTCTACACCCCAAGTTCCTCTCCTCACTAACGGTCAAATG GTTGATGATATTCCTCCTGAACAACATGCTTTGGTCCCTTCATTCCCGGGGGGTGCTGGTGGAGGCAAACGGATTCATCCTCTTCCTTTCTCAGATCCTGCTCTTCCTG TGCAACCCAGGTCCATGGATCCTTCCAAAGACTTGGCTGCTTATGGCTATGGCAGTGTTGCTTGGAAGGAAAGGATGGAGAGCTGGAAGCAAAAACAAGACAAGCTGCAGATGATGAGGAATGAAAATTCCGGAAAAGGTTGGGACCCTGACGGGGATGGCCCAGATCTACCACT CATGGACGAGGCAAGACAACCGTTGTCTAGAAAGTTGCCTATTCCATCAAGTCAAATCAACCCTTACCGGATGATCATCATAATCCGACTTGTGGTTCTTGGATTCTTCTTCCATTATCGAGTCATGCATCCTGTTAATGATGCATATCCGTTGTGGCTTGTGTCTGTAATTTGTGAGATCTGGTTTGCGCTGTCATGGATTCTTGATCAATTCCCCAAGTGGCTCCCTATTGACAGGGAAACTTATCTCGACAGGTTGTCCCTTAG GTATGAGAAGGAAGGCCAACCTTCTCAACTTTGTCCAGTTGACATATTTGTGAGTACTGTTGATCCATTAAAAGAGCCTCCTCTGGTGACAGCAAACACGGTTCTTTCCATCCTTGCAGTGGATTACCCTATTGACAAGATCTCGTGTTATGTTTCTGATGATGGTGCTGCTATGCTGACATTTGAGGCACTTTCAGAAACATCTGAGTTTGCAAAGAAGTGGGTCCCTTTCTGTAAGAAGTTCAGCATTGAGCCCCGGGCCCCTGAATTTTATTTTGCTCAAAAGATGGATTACCTTAAAGATAAAGTGCTCCCATCATTTGTAAAGGATCGGAGAGCAATGAAG AGAGAGTATGAAGAGTTTAAAGTTCGAATCAATGCTTTGGTAGCCAAGGCCCAAAAGGTCCCAGAAGAAGGGTGGACAATGCAAGATGGGACTCTGTGGCCTGGAAATAATGTCCGAGATCATCCAGGGATGATTCAG GTTTTTCTTGGTCAAAGTGGAGGGCATGACACAGACGGAAATGAATTGCCACGCCTGGTGTATGTCTCTAGGGAAAAAAGACCTGGGTTTAATCACCACAAAAAGGCCGGAGCAATGAATGCTTTG GTCAGAGTCTCTGCTGTGCTAACAAATGCTCCTTATCTGTTGAACTTGGATTGTGATCACTACATCAATAATAGCAAGGCTCTTAGAGAGGCAATGTGTTTCATGATGGATCCCTTGCTTGGAAAGAGGGTGTGCTATGTGCAGTTCCCACAGAGGTTTGATGGTATTGACAGGCATGATCGATATGCTAATCGGAACACTGTATTCTTTGAT ATTAACATGAAAGGTTTGGATGGCATCCAAGGACCTATATATGTTGGGACTGGATGTGTCTTCAGAAGGCAGGCGTTCTATGGTTTTGATGCTCCTAAAGCAAAGAAACCACCAACAAGGACTTGCAACTGTTTGCCAAAGTGGTGCTGTTGTGGCTGCTTTTGTTCTGGgacaaggaagaagaaaaagactaacaaacctaaatctgagatgaagaagaaaaactctAGCATGGGAGCACCTGTGCGTGCTTTGGAGGGTATTGAAGAGGGGATTGAAG GAGTTGAAGGTGAAAATTTCACTCTGATATCTGGGCAGAAGTTGGAAAAGAAGTTTGGACAATCTTCTGTGTTTGTTGCATCTACTCTGCTAGAGGACGGCGGGACACTGAAAAGTGCTAGCCCAGCATCTCTGCTTAAAGAAGCCATCCATGTCATTAGCTGTGGCTATGAAGATAAAACCGAATGGGGAAAAGAG GTTGGCTGGATCTACGGTTCAGTTACAGAAGATATATTGACAGGTTTTAAAATGCATTGCCATGGATGGAGATCAATTTATTGCATCCCTGACAGGCCTGCATTTAAAGGATCAGCTCCCATTAATCTCTCTGATCGTCTGCATCAAGTCCTTCGATGGGCCCTTGGTTCGGTTGAAATATTTTTGAGCCAGCACTGTCCTCTCTGGTATGGATATGGAGGAGGTCTGAAGTGGTTAGAGCGCTTGTCTTATATAAATGCTACTGTATATCCATGGACTTCGATTCCCCTTCTTGCATATTGTACGCTACCTGCTGTGTGCTTGCTCACAGGAAAATTCATCACTCCTGAG CTCAGCAACGTTGCTAGCTTGTGGTTTCTGTCTCTTTTCATTTGCATCTTTGCGACGGGTATACTGGAAATGAGATGGAGTGGAGTTGGCATTGATGAGTGGTGGAGAAACGAGCAGTTTTGGGTGATTGGAGGAGTTTCATCACATTTATTTGCAGTGTTCCAGGGGCTTTTAAAGGTTTTAGCTGGTGTGGATACAAACTTCACCGTGACATCAAAAGCAGGGGACGATGAAGCGTTCTCAGAGCTGTACGCATTTAAGTGGACCACTTTGCTGATACCACCAACAACATTGCTAATAATAAACATCATCGGTGTGGTTGCAGGAGTCTCCAATGCAATAAATAATGGGTATGAGTCTTGGGGGCCTCTGTTTGGTAAGCTATTCTTTGCCTTCTGGGTGATTGTTCACCTCTATCCTTTCCTCAAGGGTCTGCTGGGTAGACAGAACAGGACTCCCACGATTATTATTGTCTGGTCAATTTTGCTTGCTTCCATCTTCTCCCTCTTGTGGGTTCGTATCGATCCTTTCTTGGCCAAGTCGAATGGTCCTCTTCTAGAGGAATGTGGATTGGACTGTAACTAG